The following nucleotide sequence is from Gymnodinialimonas phycosphaerae.
CTGAGCGACAGGGCGTGAAGGGCAGTGGCGTCGCCAAAGCTCTTGGCGATGCCATCCAGATGCAGGGTGCTCATGGTCGCACCCCCCGCACCGAACAGGTGTGAGGGGGCTGGAAGCAGGCAGCGATCATTGCTGAAGAATATCCACCACGAACCGATCCGTGGCGGCAGAGCTGACCACACCGGCGATCCGCGCGCGGCTGCGGGCGTTGAACAGATCGGTCGGGATCAACCGATCGGCCATGTCGCTGTCGATGGCCGCAGAGAGGTCCAGCCCGGTCCGGGCGGAGCGCGAGCCGTTGAGGCCGACCTTGATCACCTGCGCCTCGTCCGAGAGCAGGAAGTTCACGAACAAAAGCGCCGCCGCGACGTTGTCGGTGCCGGAGGGGATCATGATGCCGTCGCCGTCGCCGACCTGCCCACTTTCCAGAAGCGTGGTGCGTACCGTCGGCGGCAGCAGGCCACGACCGATGAAGTCAAAGGTTTGATCCTCCCACACGGTGCCGATGCTGGCCACGCCATTGGCGATCAGGTTCAGCGTATCGGTATTGCCGTTGGTGATTTCGACGAACTCTTCCAGCTCGGCGAAATAGGCCATCACCGGGTCAAGACAGTCACCTGCTGCCCATTCGACAGCCTGTTCCGGGGTCAGGGTGAAATCCTGCGCCTGGGCCACACATTCGCCTGAGGCAAGCCCCAAGATCGCGCTTTCGAGAAAACCGCCACCCGATCCGCCGCCCGCAGGCGAGGTCATCGCGAACTGGCCCGGGTTCTCGCGCGCCCAATCGAGGATGGCCGCGAATGTCTGCGGCACCTGCTCTGCCGCAAGGCTGCGGGTGTCGTAGCCGATGGCCGTCTGGTTGCGGTGAAACGGCACCACAACGTCGCCGTGGAAATACCCGCGCGATACAGTCGCGGCCTCTTCCGCGAGATCGGGCGCGGAGGGCAGCATCGTGTTCAGCGGCAGGTTCGCGATCACGCCGGATTCGTTGGCAAGGCGGACCTGGCCATTGGGCATGAAGAACACGTCCGCAGGCGACTCGCGCCCGGCTTCATGGGCAGCGATCAACTGCTGCACGCCGGCGGCGCCGTCGATGGAGACGTGGGTGACGGTGATGTCCTGATATATCGCATTGAAGGCCGGGATCAGGTTGTCCACGAACAGCGGGCCAAAGGATTCCGTGAAATCGTAGAAGACGATCTCCGTGCCTGTCGCGAGGGGCAAAAGGCTTGCTTCAAACGACCCGGGCGTCAATGTGGAGAAGTCGACCGGGCTTTCGAAATTGAACGTTTCGGCGCCGACAGGCTGCTGCGCGGAAACGGTCGAGGCGGCGATGACGCTGACAAGAAGCGTTGTTGAGACAAGGCGGGCGGTGACAGACATTTGCAAGATCCTTTCTATCAGCGCCCGCGCCTTGAGGTCATATGCCCAGAGCAAAGCCTGATGTCGTTGAAACAGGTGTGACAAAGCTTTAGCGCGTGCCAATGAACCTGAGGCAACGGGGCGGTAACAGTTTTTAAACATGCGCGGTTTGCCACCGGCGATGTCGGACGCGCAGGCGGGATGCCGCGCTGTCATCTTTTGTCACCCCTGCCCATTTCAGGACGAAATGCGAATTGCCGACCATCGGATGCAGCAGGTGCAGGCGCGGGCGGCGACCCTGGCCGGGATCCCGCCCCTACCCCCGAGGACCGGCTGAAAGTGTGGATGCACCATACCTTCTACGGATCGCTCATTCGCAGCCATGCAGGCCGCCACCAGACAGGAACCTTTGCCGCGCCCCATGCCAGACTTGTGGGGCACCTTGCGGCTCTGTCCGGGTGGCACAAGGGTTTGGCAGCGCGCTTTCAGTCCAGCCGCAAACCGGTGTATGCATCGAAGAGGTGGAGGTCATCGGGATCGAAACAGACCTCGACAGGATCGCCTTTGGACAGTTGGCGCTTGTCCGGTGTGACGATGGGCACCGTTTCGCCAGCAACCCTTAGATGGTGCAGGCGGGCATTGCCTAACTCCTCGCTCAGTTGATGCGTGGCGGTCAGCGTCGCGCCAACCATGCCGAAGCGCAACGCCTCGGGCCTGATCCCCACGACCACAGCCGCCCCATCGCGCAGGTGTTCCGAACGACCCGGCAACGCGATCTGCTGCCCGTCGGACAATAAAATCGTCCCAGCCTCACCCCAGTACGTCGCCGGAATGGTGCCCATGGAGGGAGAGCCGATAAAGCGCGCGATATACAGCGAGCGAGGCGTCTCGTAGACCTCTGACGGCGTGCCAACTTGCTGGATTTCGCCGTCGCGCATGACCACCAGTCGGTCGGCCAGCGTCATCGCCTCGACCTGGTCGTGGGTGACATAGACCGAGGTTGCGCCCACATCCTCGTGGATCCGCCGGACCTCGTGGCGCATCTGGACCCGCAATTCGGCGTCGAGGTTCGACAGGGGCTCATCGAACAGAAACACCGATGGCGACCGGATGATCGCGCGTGCCATGGCGACTCGCTGGCGCTGACCACCGGATAATTCACTCGGCTTGCGGTCCAGCAAGCCGTCCAGTTGTACCAGTTTGGCGGTTCGCTCGGCCCGGCGTCGGCGCTCGGCGCGTGGCAGGCCCTCGACCCGGAGGGAATAGGCGATATTCTCGGCCACGGTCATGTGTGGATAGAGCGCGTAATTCTGGAACACCATGGCGCAGCCGCGATCCTTTGGCTCCAGCCCCGACACCTCGGTCTCACCGATCTGGATGGAACCTGCGGACTTGTGTTCCAGCCCGGCGATCAGGCGCAGGAGGGTGGACTTGCCACAGCCAGAGGGGCCGAGGATGACGACGAATTCGCCGCCACGGATGTGCAGATCGACTCCCTTGAGAATGTCAGTCACACCGAAAGCCTTGCGAAGGCCCGAGAGGGTTATGTTGGTCATATCTGCCTGATCCAAAATACGATTGGCCGGAGGAACAACGCCCCCCCGGCCAATGCAGGTAGTCCGCCCGTGCGGCTTAGTTGGCGGCGATCATCTCGCGCATCTGGTCCGCAAAGACGCCAAGTGCCTCTTCGGCGGTCTGCTCGCCCAGAACAATGGATTGCCATACCGCGGGCTCTTCTGAGCGGATCGCGGGCATTGCAGGCGGGCGAGCACGGCCAAAGCCCACTTCCAGCTGGGTGTTGGCGACGAGATACGCGGGGTATTCCGCAATGGTTTCCTGCGCCAGATCGGTCTCGATGGCCCCCTCTACAATCGGCAAATAGCCGGTGCGCACGAAGACGAAGGCGTTGTTTTCCACGGTCGTGACATATTCGATAAATTCCCATGCGCCGTCCTGAACCTCCTGCGGGGCAGAAGCGACGATACCGAGCGTTGCGCCGCCGATTGGCGCGGCACAGACTGCCTGACAAGGCAGCGGCGCCACGCCGAGATCAAACGGCAGGTTCTCCAAATTTCCGGTCAAGCCACCGGTGGAGTTAAACTCGATCGCTGCCCGGCCAGTATCGAAATACTGATCGCCCACGTCCTCATCCAGCGCTGCCTCGAGTGAAGCCACGCCATGCACGTTTACCCAATCGGCAGCGTATTGATACGCCATGATGGACTCCGGCATGTCGATCTGCACCGCGTTGTTGACTGGGTCAACCCAGCCACCGCCAGCCTGGTTGGTCATCGCCCAACGCACCCATTGCGGCGGGGTCACAATGCCCCACTGCATCACGGTATCGCCGTCGCGTATCGTCAGCGCTCGCGCCAGCTCGGTCACTTCGTCCCAGGTTGTCGGCGGCGCATCGGGGTCGAGGCCTGCGGCGCGGAACAGGTCACGGTTGTAATACATGACAGGGGTGGAAACGTTGAAAGGCAGCACATACGACTCGCCCAGATAACGCGACGCATCGAGCGCGAAGGGACGAATGCGGTCCGTCAACTCAGCCCCTGCGGCGTCCAGATAGGGCTGCAAGGGCGCAAGCGCACCGCGGTCGGCAAAAAGCCCATAGCGCGTGATTTCCAGCATGACGAGGCCCGGCGCAGTGTTGCCCGCAATGGCAGCGGT
It contains:
- a CDS encoding extracellular solute-binding protein, translating into MSVTARLVSTTLLVSVIAASTVSAQQPVGAETFNFESPVDFSTLTPGSFEASLLPLATGTEIVFYDFTESFGPLFVDNLIPAFNAIYQDITVTHVSIDGAAGVQQLIAAHEAGRESPADVFFMPNGQVRLANESGVIANLPLNTMLPSAPDLAEEAATVSRGYFHGDVVVPFHRNQTAIGYDTRSLAAEQVPQTFAAILDWARENPGQFAMTSPAGGGSGGGFLESAILGLASGECVAQAQDFTLTPEQAVEWAAGDCLDPVMAYFAELEEFVEITNGNTDTLNLIANGVASIGTVWEDQTFDFIGRGLLPPTVRTTLLESGQVGDGDGIMIPSGTDNVAAALLFVNFLLSDEAQVIKVGLNGSRSARTGLDLSAAIDSDMADRLIPTDLFNARSRARIAGVVSSAATDRFVVDILQQ
- a CDS encoding ABC transporter ATP-binding protein, which encodes MTNITLSGLRKAFGVTDILKGVDLHIRGGEFVVILGPSGCGKSTLLRLIAGLEHKSAGSIQIGETEVSGLEPKDRGCAMVFQNYALYPHMTVAENIAYSLRVEGLPRAERRRRAERTAKLVQLDGLLDRKPSELSGGQRQRVAMARAIIRSPSVFLFDEPLSNLDAELRVQMRHEVRRIHEDVGATSVYVTHDQVEAMTLADRLVVMRDGEIQQVGTPSEVYETPRSLYIARFIGSPSMGTIPATYWGEAGTILLSDGQQIALPGRSEHLRDGAAVVVGIRPEALRFGMVGATLTATHQLSEELGNARLHHLRVAGETVPIVTPDKRQLSKGDPVEVCFDPDDLHLFDAYTGLRLD
- a CDS encoding ABC transporter substrate-binding protein, translated to MRLTTCAIALCLAATAGHAQTQVEFWHAFSGNNGTAVDELAAMFNESQGDYQIVPVYTGNYTEGTQRLTAAIAGNTAPGLVMLEITRYGLFADRGALAPLQPYLDAAGAELTDRIRPFALDASRYLGESYVLPFNVSTPVMYYNRDLFRAAGLDPDAPPTTWDEVTELARALTIRDGDTVMQWGIVTPPQWVRWAMTNQAGGGWVDPVNNAVQIDMPESIMAYQYAADWVNVHGVASLEAALDEDVGDQYFDTGRAAIEFNSTGGLTGNLENLPFDLGVAPLPCQAVCAAPIGGATLGIVASAPQEVQDGAWEFIEYVTTVENNAFVFVRTGYLPIVEGAIETDLAQETIAEYPAYLVANTQLEVGFGRARPPAMPAIRSEEPAVWQSIVLGEQTAEEALGVFADQMREMIAAN